One stretch of Schlesneria sp. DSM 10557 DNA includes these proteins:
- a CDS encoding PVC-type heme-binding CxxCH protein, translating into MIWRFCVRSHVPSLVLWSLLSTSLLAQSDPSTAASPFGPAKVWTLHLELSEKEYAAMQPPPPAQFGAPPPAAQGTRPSDRNLFGTEFRWAEGNVTAEGKTFKKVGIRYAGDITYLVAANGLKRPLKIEFDRFEQQTFAGLSSIQLHSMPLDPSKAREALAFNLFRALGVPASRTAFAEVTLTVPGRYNREYLGLYTVIEEIDARFLREHFGSDKGLVMKPFRIRGIDAPGENWEAYQAFYRPQREATPEEQQRVIAFAKLVNTASDEEFQVQIGSFIDLDQFLKYVSANALTSNLESFLALGHNYSLYLDPASNRFHFIPGDLEFSFANLLLFGTPDQLMDVSLQKPYPGENKLPDRLFQIPEVTERYRQLLADQVATIFTHDRLMKEIAEIEQATAGVIEKEQAATASRPAPVAPFGPPPGAGGPQPPDLKTFVDKRLASISEQLSGKRVGYVPQPFSFGPPQSSQNAPAINESTFKEVVHVPAKFEATLFAAPPNVSYPVAIACEPTGAVYVAVDEQGSLGRTPGGGRILRCVDQDDDGKVDDVTVFARVEHPRGVTYRNGKVWVMHPPDLTVFQDLDGDGIAESSELLVTGLTTDQITERGGDHTTNCVRMGIDGWLYIGVGDYGIKEAQGKDGRKIVLRGGGVVRVRPDGTELEIYCRGLRNPFDLAIDPFLNLFTRDNTNDGAGWDTRVSLLKQSALYGYTQLFANFTDETMPTLGTFGNSGGTGGLFIQDPRWPEPYQDTLLTGDWGRSEVYRHALKENGPTFDLEQEVFIEIPRATGMDMDGNGRLYVASWRGGEASVFAGPNIGFVARVTPRDMQDVPFPDLNTLSVDQLIEALAAPQSVTRLHAQGEILSRGRNAETTKALIELASSDNARLEGRVAAVWTLKQLDGNASHVALGKLAEIAPLRESVLRALTDRSGETAELDPQLFVDSLNDPSPRVRAQAVISLGRLNRPETAASLLPLTMRSDGSVMPTQRPVQNQPDAGRVIPHLAVQALVQLQAVETCLEGLDGPSSVGALWALRSIHQPRVVDGLIRRLATARTEELRNGILTALIRLYHREADYDGSWWGIRPDNSGPYYDRVEWEMSSRIAGVITNAAKDSDPETVSLLKRELRRHGVEIAGISSNSASVGNEPDLIVVVPKADPANGKQLGNMSVDSALAQTLLASGDARRGEALFKTQACAACHTTADGQTPKGPHLFEIGKRYQRPELAESILKPSAKLAQGYECYQFVMVDGRTFAGFVVSERADATIIREADGRRRELKKSDVEERHLLKVSAMPEGIVANLTAEQLADLIEYLCTLK; encoded by the coding sequence ATGATCTGGCGATTCTGCGTGCGAAGTCATGTGCCGAGTCTTGTGCTGTGGTCGCTGCTGAGTACCTCGCTGCTCGCGCAGTCCGATCCGTCCACGGCAGCCAGTCCGTTTGGCCCTGCGAAAGTCTGGACGCTGCATCTGGAGTTGTCGGAGAAGGAGTACGCAGCGATGCAGCCCCCTCCTCCGGCCCAGTTTGGTGCCCCACCCCCCGCCGCGCAGGGGACACGTCCGAGTGATCGAAACCTGTTCGGAACCGAGTTCCGCTGGGCCGAAGGGAACGTCACCGCTGAGGGAAAAACGTTTAAGAAGGTGGGGATTCGTTATGCGGGTGACATCACTTATCTGGTGGCGGCGAATGGTCTGAAACGCCCGCTGAAGATTGAGTTCGATCGATTTGAGCAGCAGACGTTTGCCGGGCTGTCGTCGATTCAGTTGCATTCGATGCCTCTTGATCCCTCGAAAGCCCGCGAAGCTCTGGCCTTCAATCTGTTTCGGGCACTGGGAGTTCCAGCGTCGAGAACGGCCTTTGCAGAAGTTACCCTCACGGTGCCCGGCCGGTACAACAGGGAATACCTTGGGCTGTACACCGTCATCGAAGAGATTGACGCGCGATTTTTGAGGGAACATTTCGGATCCGACAAGGGGTTGGTCATGAAGCCGTTCCGGATCCGGGGAATCGATGCTCCGGGTGAGAACTGGGAGGCCTATCAAGCCTTTTACCGTCCCCAGCGAGAGGCGACGCCGGAAGAACAACAGCGGGTGATTGCGTTTGCAAAACTGGTCAACACTGCCTCTGACGAGGAATTTCAGGTCCAGATTGGATCGTTCATCGATCTCGATCAGTTCCTGAAGTATGTCTCCGCGAACGCACTCACCTCGAACCTCGAAAGCTTTCTTGCCCTCGGGCACAACTATTCGCTGTACCTTGATCCCGCCTCGAACCGGTTCCACTTCATCCCGGGTGATCTGGAGTTTTCTTTCGCGAATCTGCTGTTGTTTGGCACTCCTGACCAATTGATGGATGTCAGTCTGCAAAAGCCCTATCCGGGCGAGAACAAGCTGCCCGATCGACTGTTCCAGATTCCCGAGGTGACTGAGCGGTATCGCCAGCTGCTGGCAGATCAGGTTGCAACCATTTTTACTCATGACCGGTTGATGAAGGAGATCGCCGAGATTGAACAGGCGACGGCGGGCGTCATCGAAAAAGAACAGGCCGCGACCGCCAGCCGTCCTGCACCCGTGGCTCCGTTCGGGCCCCCACCGGGAGCGGGTGGGCCTCAGCCCCCTGATCTCAAGACATTCGTGGACAAGCGGCTGGCGTCGATCTCGGAACAGTTATCAGGGAAACGAGTCGGCTATGTACCTCAGCCCTTTAGTTTTGGACCGCCCCAGTCGTCCCAGAATGCTCCCGCCATCAACGAGTCGACCTTCAAAGAAGTAGTCCACGTTCCGGCCAAGTTCGAGGCGACACTCTTCGCGGCCCCACCCAACGTCAGTTATCCCGTTGCGATTGCCTGCGAGCCGACCGGCGCGGTGTACGTGGCTGTTGACGAACAGGGTTCGCTGGGGCGGACTCCGGGTGGGGGGCGGATCCTGCGGTGTGTCGATCAGGATGACGACGGCAAAGTCGATGACGTGACAGTCTTTGCCAGGGTAGAGCATCCACGCGGTGTGACTTATCGCAATGGCAAGGTCTGGGTCATGCATCCGCCGGATCTGACGGTCTTTCAGGATCTGGATGGGGATGGGATCGCCGAGTCAAGCGAGTTGCTCGTCACAGGTCTCACGACGGATCAGATCACAGAACGAGGGGGCGACCACACGACGAACTGTGTTCGCATGGGAATCGACGGGTGGCTTTACATCGGTGTCGGAGACTACGGAATCAAGGAAGCCCAGGGGAAAGATGGTCGGAAGATCGTCCTGCGGGGGGGCGGCGTCGTTCGGGTTCGGCCTGACGGGACGGAACTGGAAATCTACTGCCGTGGACTTCGTAACCCATTCGATCTGGCTATCGATCCTTTTCTGAATCTCTTCACGCGTGACAATACCAATGACGGCGCAGGCTGGGATACGCGTGTCAGTCTGCTGAAGCAGTCTGCTCTGTACGGGTACACCCAACTCTTTGCGAACTTCACTGACGAGACCATGCCGACGCTGGGGACGTTCGGAAATAGTGGTGGCACGGGGGGATTGTTCATCCAGGATCCTCGCTGGCCTGAACCGTATCAGGATACTTTGCTGACTGGCGATTGGGGCCGCAGTGAAGTCTACCGGCACGCGCTCAAGGAAAATGGACCGACGTTTGACCTGGAGCAAGAAGTCTTCATCGAGATTCCCCGTGCGACAGGAATGGACATGGATGGAAATGGGCGACTGTACGTCGCCAGTTGGCGAGGGGGCGAAGCATCGGTTTTCGCTGGGCCGAACATCGGTTTCGTCGCCAGGGTGACGCCTCGAGATATGCAGGATGTCCCCTTCCCCGATTTGAACACGCTATCTGTCGATCAGTTGATCGAGGCTCTCGCTGCACCTCAGTCGGTCACTCGACTGCATGCGCAGGGTGAAATCCTGTCGCGTGGGAGAAATGCGGAGACGACGAAAGCCCTAATCGAGCTGGCATCGAGCGACAATGCCCGTCTGGAAGGACGCGTGGCAGCCGTCTGGACACTCAAGCAACTGGACGGGAATGCCTCGCATGTGGCACTCGGCAAACTGGCGGAGATCGCTCCACTGCGTGAGTCCGTGCTGCGGGCGTTAACAGACCGGTCCGGTGAGACGGCTGAACTGGATCCTCAACTTTTCGTGGACAGCCTGAATGATCCGTCGCCGCGCGTGCGGGCCCAGGCGGTGATCAGTCTTGGCAGACTGAATCGTCCTGAGACGGCAGCCAGTCTCCTGCCGTTGACCATGCGATCGGACGGCTCAGTCATGCCGACCCAGCGACCCGTGCAAAACCAGCCAGATGCGGGACGAGTGATCCCGCATCTGGCGGTGCAGGCTCTTGTCCAACTGCAGGCCGTCGAAACCTGTCTGGAGGGGCTGGATGGACCGAGTTCGGTAGGTGCACTGTGGGCGCTGCGGTCGATTCATCAGCCACGGGTGGTTGATGGTTTGATCCGGCGACTGGCGACGGCGAGGACGGAGGAATTGCGGAACGGAATCCTCACGGCCCTGATCCGTCTCTACCACCGCGAAGCCGACTACGACGGTTCCTGGTGGGGAATCCGGCCGGACAACAGTGGACCTTACTATGATCGAGTCGAGTGGGAGATGAGTTCCCGGATTGCGGGAGTCATTACCAACGCTGCGAAAGACAGTGATCCCGAAACGGTCTCGCTCCTCAAAAGGGAACTGCGGCGGCATGGTGTTGAAATTGCGGGAATCTCGAGCAATTCCGCATCGGTCGGGAATGAACCCGACCTGATTGTGGTTGTTCCCAAGGCGGATCCTGCGAACGGGAAGCAACTGGGAAATATGAGTGTCGATTCCGCCCTTGCACAGACGTTACTGGCGAGCGGGGACGCGCGTCGCGGGGAGGCTCTGTTCAAGACACAGGCCTGTGCGGCTTGCCACACGACGGCCGACGGTCAGACTCCGAAAGGCCCTCACCTGTTCGAAATTGGTAAACGCTACCAGCGTCCTGAACTGGCGGAATCGATCCTCAAACCAAGTGCCAAACTGGCTCAAGGGTATGAGTGTTACCAGTTCGTGATGGTCGACGGCCGAACCTTTGCAGGGTTTGTCGTCAGCGAACGGGCTGATGCGACGATCATTCGAGAGGCGGATGGTCGCCGGCGGGAACTCAAGAAAAGCGACGTCGAAGAGAGGCACCTGCTCAAGGTCTCTGCCATGCCCGAGGGGATCGTCGCGAATCTCACGGCGGAACAGCTTGCTGATTTGATTGAATACCTTTGTACATTGAAATAG